The Sporosarcina ureae genomic sequence GTAAAAGGCGAGCCATTCTTTGTTTTACCAGCTGGCGCAACCGAATTTTCTGCAAGTAACATCGCAGTAAATGATGCAATTAGAAAAGATCCAAATAAGCTAGCAGCCTCGGATGCTAAAACGGGTGCGGAAGTCGGTAACGGTCAAAACGCTAAAAAACTAGGCGATGTATTCTTTGCGAAGTTACCAGGACTAGACGGTTCAAGCGTGCAGAGCTACTACGCTCAAACGATTGGGCAACTCGGAGTCGAAGGGCAACAAGCACTTAACATGACGGAAAGCTCAGGAGTTTTACTATTAGCGGTATCAAATCGCCGCGCTTCCATCAGCTCGGTCTCACTCGACGAAGAAATGACTGACATGATCCGCTTCCAGCAAGCGTACAACGCATCTGCCCGCATGATCACCGTGATGGACGAAACACTCGACAAAATCATCAACGGAATGGGCACAGTCGGCAGATAATGAAGGAGGAATTTTCATGCGTGTAACACAATCGATGCTATCGCAAAACATGCTGCGCAACTTATCGAGCAGCTATAATAATATGGGCAAACTGCAAGAACAATTGAATACAGGCAAAAAAGTCAATCGCCCGTCCGATGATCCCGTCGTCGTCATGAAAGGCATGGGTTACGGCATGCAAGTGAACAAAGTAGAACAATACCAGAAGAATATGGGCGAAGTGAATAACTGGTTGGATAGTTCGGATGATGCGCTGGACGGGGTAGGACAAGTATTGCATCGAATGAAAGAATTGGCTACGAATGCGGCAAATACTGGTACGATGGGTGAAAATGAACGAAAAGCCATTGAAACAGAAATGAATCAGCTTCGTGAGCACGTACGCGACCTTGCTAACACCAAAGTCGGCGACAAACATATATTTAGTGGCAATATGACCGATCAACCACTTTTTAATAAAGATACGGGTAAGTTTGAAGATGGAAAATCTTTTTCCGCCAATGTAGAAATAGAAGTATTCGACGGCATAAACTTACGAGTCAGTACCGATGTAAATAAGATGTTTAAAGAGATTGATGATATGTTTGGAGAAGTTGAAGGGATGATTGCGACAGGAGAAGGCTTCAGTGGCTTAATCACTTCTATTGACAGCAAGTTAGATACTGTATTGTCTAAACGTGCAGACATCGGTGCCCGTTCCAACCGTGCAGAACTGATGAAAAATCGTCTGGAGATGCAAGAAGGTGCTGCAAAAAAACAACGTTCTCAAAACGAAGATGTGAACTTTGAGAAAACGATTACCGATCTGATTACGGCAGAGTCGATCCATCGTGCCACATTGTCAGTAGGCGCGAGAATTATGCAGCCTTCTTTAATGGATTTCCTACGCTAAAAGATGTGGCGGACACTACGCAAGTGTCCGCTATTTTTATATAAGAAAGTAAGGGAGTGATAAAAGTGAACATTCCACAACTTCAAATCCAAACGACACCCGCCAAAATAAATTTACAAGTGACGAAACCTGTTCAAGAAATCCAACAACCTAAAGCCACGCTGAGCATTGAACAACCAGCAGCCATTTTGGAAATGTCGACGACCCGACCGCAACTATCACTCGACACGACAGAAAATCGTGCAGATATCGATATGAAAAGTGTATTTCGCCGAACGGCTGATAATGCTCAATATGGATTACAAAAAGTACAAGAAGGCACAGCTCGTCGCGCGCAAGAAGGCCAGCAACTCATGAAAATTGAAAACGGTTCAACGATAGCAGATATCGTCAAACAGAACACGGAGAAACCAATGGCCGAACTGCAAGTGAAATTTGTAGGCGACCGTACGAAAATCAAAATGAGTTTTTCTGAAGGTTCACTAGATATTAATGTGACACCGCAGAAGCCGAAAATCGACGCACAAATAAATAAGCCGATCCACAATTACACACCTGGGAAAGTATCTGTAGAAATGCAACAGTACGGATCGATAGAGATTGATTGGAAAGTGTAATAAAAAGTACGTTGAGTAGTAAACCAGTAAAACGTTGAAAAGGAGAGAAATCTAGTGACACAACCACTTAAAGAAATCGCAACAAAATTCCACGGTAAAATTGAAGTAGATCTATCGAAAGCATGGCACTTCCCGAAAGGACTTCCCGGATTCGAAGAGGAAGAAGAATTCGTCATCTTACCAATTGGAGAGAATCAGGAATTTCAAGTACTACAGTCTACGAAAGAAGCAGGTGTAGCTTTTGTTGTAGCGAATCCATACAAAATTGTAGAAGAGTATGATTTCAAAATAGATGATCCAACAATAGATTTACTAAAAGTGAAAAGTCCAGAAGAATTAATGGTACTCGGTATCGTCTTCATAAAAGAACCTTTCGAAGAATCGACAATTAACTTACAAGCACCTCTTCTGTTCCAAACAAACAACAGAAAAGCGAAACAAATGGTATTAAATGATAAGCGCTATCTTATCAAACATCCAATTGATGAAAAGAAATTGGATGAAATGAAAGAAAAAACAACTAGCGGAAAGAGCGAATAATATGTTAGTACTCTCACGTAAAGCAGGCGATACGATTAAAATCGCAGATAATATAGAAGTAAAGATTCTCGAAGTAAAAGGCGATACGGTACGGGTGGGGATTGAAGCGCCTAAATCAGTAGATATTGTACGGGGGGAGCTCATTCAGTCTATTAAGGATACGAATGCCGAGTCATTATCGCTGGATATTGACTGGTATAAAAACTTAAAGGATAACAAGTAAATAGTAATTACTTCACCATTAAAGGCAGTACAAGTCATTTCATTTCCACATTTCAAATAAATAGAAAAAAGATTTTAATAAACTACTAAACACTCTAGTCAACTATCCGATATTAGTAGTGTAAGCGGCAGAGAGCGTCCGGCCGGCACTCAAAACCGTAGTACAAATAAGGGACACAAGGACGTGTACCCAACAACCACTCAAGGAGGAAATTAACATGATTATCAATCACAACATGGCAGCGATGAACACGCACCGCCAACTAGGTTCTAACAACGCAGCAGCAGCTAACAATATTGAGAAATTGTCTTCAGGTTTAAAGATTAACAAAGCTGGAGATGACGCAGCTGGACTGGCAATCTCCGAAAAAATGCGCGGTCAGATTCGTGGATTGGATATGGCAGCTAAGAACTCTCAAGATGGTATTTCTTTGATTCAAACAGCTGAAGGTTCTTTGAATGAAACGCATGATATACTTCAACGTATGCGTGAATTAGCTGTACAAGCAGGTAACGATACAAATACAACTGGTGATCGTGATGAAATTCAA encodes the following:
- the flgL gene encoding flagellar hook-associated protein FlgL, which codes for MRVTQSMLSQNMLRNLSSSYNNMGKLQEQLNTGKKVNRPSDDPVVVMKGMGYGMQVNKVEQYQKNMGEVNNWLDSSDDALDGVGQVLHRMKELATNAANTGTMGENERKAIETEMNQLREHVRDLANTKVGDKHIFSGNMTDQPLFNKDTGKFEDGKSFSANVEIEVFDGINLRVSTDVNKMFKEIDDMFGEVEGMIATGEGFSGLITSIDSKLDTVLSKRADIGARSNRAELMKNRLEMQEGAAKKQRSQNEDVNFEKTITDLITAESIHRATLSVGARIMQPSLMDFLR
- a CDS encoding DUF6470 family protein; this translates as MNIPQLQIQTTPAKINLQVTKPVQEIQQPKATLSIEQPAAILEMSTTRPQLSLDTTENRADIDMKSVFRRTADNAQYGLQKVQEGTARRAQEGQQLMKIENGSTIADIVKQNTEKPMAELQVKFVGDRTKIKMSFSEGSLDINVTPQKPKIDAQINKPIHNYTPGKVSVEMQQYGSIEIDWKV
- the fliW gene encoding flagellar assembly protein FliW, giving the protein MTQPLKEIATKFHGKIEVDLSKAWHFPKGLPGFEEEEEFVILPIGENQEFQVLQSTKEAGVAFVVANPYKIVEEYDFKIDDPTIDLLKVKSPEELMVLGIVFIKEPFEESTINLQAPLLFQTNNRKAKQMVLNDKRYLIKHPIDEKKLDEMKEKTTSGKSE
- the csrA gene encoding carbon storage regulator CsrA; translated protein: MLVLSRKAGDTIKIADNIEVKILEVKGDTVRVGIEAPKSVDIVRGELIQSIKDTNAESLSLDIDWYKNLKDNK